The following proteins come from a genomic window of Flavobacteriaceae bacterium MAR_2010_188:
- a CDS encoding peptidyl-dipeptidase Dcp yields MNVLLKPFDTKYNTAPFSKISDKDFLPAFKEAIEMARKEIDEITENTEAPSFKNTIEALDFAGHQLERISSIFFNLNSAETNDKIQKIAQEVSPLLSEFGNDITLNELLFERVKSVYEQRESLNLNVEQSTLLSKKYKSFSRNGANLPDDKKEKLREVDKKLSQLKLKFGENVLAETNAFQMHLTYEKDLSGLPEGEMEAAREMAESKNLEGWLVTLHHPSYIPFMTYANNRDLRKKLTIAAGKKAFQDNEYNNEDNVLEIAKLRHKRANLLGYKTHAHFVLEERMAKTPESVTTFLNDLKAKAKPAAEREFKNLESFAKDLDGIDTLQKWDSAFYAEKLKQKLFDLDDEKLKPYFQLEKVVQGAFDIAGKLYGLHFEEIKDVDVYHEDVKTFKVTDDEGNLLSIFYTDFFPREGKRNGAWMTSYKPQFNLNGNNERPHISIVCNFTKPVQSRVDGKTKSKPSLLTFNEVTTLFHEFGHALHGMLANTTYPSLSGTSVFWDFVELPSQVMENWCYEKEALELFAHHYETDELIPMDYVKKIKESAAFNEGLQTLRQISFGLLDMGWHGINPDTINNVKKHETEAFADTQLFPDIEENCMSTSFSHIFQGGYSAGYYSYKWAEVLDADAFEMFQTKGIFDKEVAKLFKDNVLSQGGIEDPMVLYKRFRGKEPQPDALLKRAGLLEKE; encoded by the coding sequence ATGAACGTTCTACTTAAACCGTTTGATACAAAATATAATACCGCACCGTTTTCTAAGATTTCTGATAAGGATTTTCTTCCTGCGTTTAAGGAAGCCATTGAAATGGCCAGAAAGGAAATAGATGAGATAACGGAAAATACCGAAGCACCATCCTTTAAAAATACAATAGAAGCTCTTGATTTTGCGGGCCATCAATTAGAAAGAATTTCTAGCATTTTTTTCAATCTTAATTCGGCTGAAACAAATGACAAAATTCAGAAGATTGCCCAAGAAGTCTCTCCTCTCCTATCAGAATTCGGTAACGACATCACCTTAAATGAGTTACTTTTTGAACGAGTTAAATCGGTTTATGAGCAACGTGAATCATTAAATCTAAATGTTGAACAATCGACTCTTCTTTCAAAAAAATATAAAAGTTTTTCAAGGAATGGCGCCAATCTACCAGATGACAAAAAAGAAAAATTACGAGAAGTAGATAAAAAACTGAGTCAACTTAAATTAAAGTTCGGCGAAAATGTTTTGGCTGAGACCAATGCATTTCAAATGCACTTAACTTACGAAAAAGATTTATCAGGTCTGCCGGAAGGAGAAATGGAAGCCGCAAGAGAAATGGCGGAGTCTAAAAATCTTGAAGGCTGGTTGGTAACGCTTCATCATCCTAGTTATATTCCATTTATGACCTACGCCAATAATCGCGATCTTCGGAAGAAATTAACGATTGCGGCGGGTAAAAAAGCATTTCAGGATAATGAATATAACAATGAAGATAATGTTTTAGAAATAGCAAAACTGCGTCATAAGAGAGCAAATTTGCTTGGTTATAAAACACACGCTCATTTTGTATTGGAAGAAAGAATGGCCAAAACGCCAGAGTCGGTAACGACTTTCTTAAATGATTTAAAAGCGAAAGCAAAACCGGCTGCCGAACGCGAATTTAAAAATCTTGAAAGTTTCGCCAAGGATTTAGATGGTATAGATACACTTCAAAAATGGGACTCAGCTTTTTATGCTGAAAAATTGAAACAAAAATTATTCGACCTAGATGACGAAAAGCTAAAACCTTATTTTCAACTTGAAAAAGTCGTACAAGGCGCTTTTGATATTGCAGGGAAGTTATATGGTCTTCATTTTGAAGAAATAAAGGATGTTGATGTGTATCATGAAGACGTAAAAACCTTTAAGGTTACTGACGACGAAGGCAACTTACTTTCGATTTTTTATACCGATTTCTTCCCGAGGGAAGGCAAACGTAATGGCGCTTGGATGACTTCTTACAAGCCTCAATTCAATTTAAACGGAAATAATGAACGTCCGCATATTTCAATAGTTTGCAATTTTACCAAACCGGTCCAAAGCCGCGTGGATGGAAAAACCAAGAGCAAGCCTTCACTATTAACTTTTAATGAAGTCACGACGCTCTTTCACGAATTTGGTCACGCACTACACGGTATGCTGGCGAATACTACTTACCCAAGTCTTTCTGGCACAAGTGTATTCTGGGATTTCGTAGAATTACCAAGTCAGGTGATGGAAAATTGGTGTTACGAGAAAGAAGCTTTGGAACTTTTTGCTCATCATTATGAAACAGACGAACTTATTCCGATGGATTACGTCAAAAAAATTAAGGAATCGGCCGCTTTTAATGAAGGCCTTCAAACTTTAAGACAGATAAGTTTTGGACTTTTAGATATGGGCTGGCACGGAATTAATCCAGATACTATCAATAATGTCAAAAAACATGAAACTGAAGCTTTTGCCGATACCCAACTTTTTCCAGATATAGAAGAAAATTGTATGAGCACCTCATTTTCCCATATTTTTCAAGGCGGATATTCTGCAGGGTATTATAGCTACAAATGGGCAGAAGTATTAGATGCAGATGCTTTTGAAATGTTTCAAACTAAAGGAATATTTGATAAAGAAGTGGCAAAACTTTTCAAGGATAATGTGCTTTCTCAAGGCGGTATAGAAGACCCAATGGTTCTTTATAAACGCTTCCGAGGCAAAGAACCTCAGCCAGATGCATTGCTTAAAAGGGCAGGTCTTCTAGAAAAAGAGTAA
- a CDS encoding 5-(carboxyamino)imidazole ribonucleotide mutase, protein MSKVGIIMGSKSDLPIMQEAIDILKGFDVEVEVDIVSAHRTPEKMFDYGQNAHNRGISVIIAGAGGAAHLPGMIASLSPLPIIGVPIKSRNSIDGWDSVLSILQMPAGVPVATVALNGATNAGILAAQIIGSSDKCVRDKIEVYKKGLKIKVEESSKDLK, encoded by the coding sequence ATGAGCAAAGTCGGAATAATAATGGGCAGCAAGAGCGACTTACCCATAATGCAAGAAGCAATTGACATTTTAAAAGGATTTGATGTAGAGGTCGAAGTAGATATCGTTTCGGCTCACCGAACTCCAGAAAAAATGTTCGACTACGGTCAGAATGCGCACAACAGAGGGATTTCGGTGATAATTGCCGGCGCCGGCGGTGCGGCACATCTTCCGGGCATGATTGCTTCGTTGTCTCCTTTACCGATTATCGGCGTACCAATAAAAAGCAGAAATTCGATAGATGGCTGGGATTCGGTTTTATCTATTTTACAGATGCCGGCGGGCGTACCTGTTGCAACAGTAGCCTTAAATGGCGCGACCAATGCAGGAATCTTGGCGGCACAGATCATTGGTAGCTCAGATAAATGTGTGAGAGATAAAATTGAAGTTTACAAAAAGGGATTAAAAATTAAAGTTGAAGAATCTTCTAAAGATTTAAAATAA
- a CDS encoding 5-(carboxyamino)imidazole ribonucleotide synthase, protein MDYFSSDFKLGILGGGQLGKMLLYTTRKFDIYTCILDPSDEAPSKIACNEFYQGDLLDFETVYQFGKRVDLLTIEIENVNIDALEVLEKEGKTVYPSSATLRKIQNKATQKLFYVDNQIPTADFCRFAYVSEIPDAVSNGALEYPFVWKMTKFGYDGNGVKVIRNENDLKDLPSGECIGEKLIPFKNELAVIVARNPKGEVVSYPVVEMEFHPEANQVEYVICPARIPKHISEKAREIALKVSNAYEHVGLLAVEMFLTQDDDILVNEVAPRPHNSGHHTIESSFTSQFEQHLRAILNLPLGSTENKIGAVMVNLVGAEGFEGDVQYENISKILNLDGVTPHIYGKRKTRPFRKMGHVTIVNQDIHRARMIAEEVKRTNKVISK, encoded by the coding sequence ATGGATTATTTTTCTTCTGATTTTAAATTAGGAATTTTGGGCGGCGGCCAATTAGGCAAAATGCTGCTTTATACCACCAGAAAATTCGACATCTACACCTGCATTTTGGACCCTAGTGACGAAGCACCTTCAAAAATTGCCTGTAATGAATTCTACCAAGGTGATTTATTGGATTTTGAAACCGTTTACCAATTTGGGAAACGGGTGGACCTTCTTACAATCGAGATTGAGAATGTAAACATCGATGCGTTAGAAGTTTTGGAAAAAGAAGGCAAAACCGTTTATCCGTCTTCAGCAACCCTGAGAAAAATTCAGAATAAGGCTACCCAGAAACTTTTTTATGTGGACAACCAGATACCGACCGCAGATTTTTGTCGGTTTGCCTATGTATCAGAAATTCCTGATGCTGTTTCTAACGGAGCCTTAGAATATCCTTTTGTCTGGAAAATGACCAAATTTGGATATGATGGCAACGGAGTTAAAGTCATTAGGAATGAAAATGATCTAAAGGATTTACCAAGTGGTGAATGTATTGGAGAAAAATTGATTCCTTTTAAAAATGAGCTAGCAGTTATTGTGGCAAGGAATCCAAAGGGCGAAGTTGTTTCTTATCCGGTGGTAGAAATGGAATTTCATCCTGAAGCTAATCAAGTTGAATACGTGATTTGTCCGGCAAGAATTCCCAAGCATATTTCAGAAAAAGCCAGAGAAATTGCCTTAAAAGTTTCTAATGCCTACGAACACGTAGGTCTATTGGCGGTCGAAATGTTTTTGACCCAAGATGACGACATTCTTGTGAATGAAGTTGCTCCGAGACCACATAATAGTGGACACCACACCATAGAGTCTAGTTTCACTTCTCAATTTGAACAACATCTAAGAGCAATATTAAATTTGCCTCTTGGTAGTACTGAAAACAAGATTGGTGCGGTGATGGTAAATCTTGTGGGCGCTGAAGGTTTTGAAGGTGATGTGCAATACGAGAATATTTCGAAAATCTTAAATTTAGATGGAGTGACGCCTCATATTTATGGCAAAAGAAAGACAAGACCTTTTCGGAAAATGGGACACGTTACCATTGTAAATCAAGATATCCATCGGGCAAGAATGATTGCTGAAGAAGTAAAAAGAACTAACAAAGTTATTAGTAAATAA
- a CDS encoding adenylate kinase, producing MVKLHDLNFKPFIKARDIDSTVQKMVDEISSDLKNVVPVFVGILNGSFMYVSDFVKKYPHPCEVTFIKLASYEGVKSTEDIQRLIGLTQDLTDRTVVVLEDIIDTGNTLEEVHRIFENENVKDLRIATLFYKPEAYKKDYKLHYIGMEIPNKFIVGYGLDYNGLGRDLPEIYQLKSTEHMTNLVLFGPPGAGKGTQAQILKERYHLVHISTGDVFRYNIKNETALGMMAKSYMDKGLLVPDKVTIDMLNAEVEKNSQAKGFIFDGFPRTSAQAKALDELLNSKDSEISAMIALEVNDEVLVKRLVERGLTSGRPDDADEKIIRNRITEYYAKTAILKDYYSAQNKYYGIDGIGDIQDISDRLSKVIDELV from the coding sequence GTGGTAAAGCTTCACGATCTTAATTTTAAACCGTTTATAAAGGCGAGAGATATTGATTCTACCGTTCAAAAAATGGTAGATGAAATTAGCTCGGACCTAAAGAATGTTGTTCCTGTATTTGTAGGAATCTTAAATGGTTCCTTTATGTATGTGAGCGATTTTGTAAAGAAATATCCGCATCCCTGCGAAGTTACCTTTATTAAGTTAGCCTCGTACGAAGGCGTGAAATCCACAGAAGACATTCAGCGTTTAATTGGTCTTACCCAAGACCTCACCGACAGAACGGTAGTGGTTCTAGAAGATATAATCGACACTGGCAACACTTTGGAAGAGGTTCATAGAATTTTTGAAAATGAAAACGTAAAAGACCTAAGGATTGCTACACTTTTCTATAAGCCAGAGGCTTACAAAAAAGACTATAAATTGCATTATATAGGAATGGAAATTCCCAATAAGTTTATCGTAGGATACGGACTGGATTATAATGGGCTAGGCCGAGATTTACCTGAAATTTACCAACTTAAATCGACTGAACATATGACCAATCTGGTACTATTTGGACCACCTGGCGCAGGAAAGGGAACTCAAGCTCAGATTTTAAAAGAACGTTATCATTTAGTTCATATTTCTACAGGGGATGTGTTTAGATATAATATTAAAAATGAAACTGCCCTAGGTATGATGGCCAAATCCTATATGGATAAGGGTCTACTCGTTCCGGACAAGGTCACAATCGATATGTTGAACGCCGAAGTTGAAAAAAATTCTCAGGCAAAAGGATTTATTTTTGATGGTTTTCCTCGTACTTCAGCTCAAGCTAAAGCATTAGATGAACTATTGAATTCTAAGGATTCAGAAATAAGTGCGATGATCGCTCTAGAAGTTAACGATGAAGTATTGGTTAAAAGACTTGTAGAAAGAGGTTTAACTAGTGGAAGACCCGATGATGCGGATGAGAAAATTATAAGAAATAGGATTACAGAATATTATGCCAAGACGGCAATACTAAAGGATTACTACTCTGCCCAGAATAAATATTATGGTATTGATGGAATAGGTGATATCCAGGATATTTCTGATCGTTTGAGTAAGGTTATAGACGAGCTAGTTTAG
- a CDS encoding GTP-binding protein, whose amino-acid sequence MTEGNFVDYVKMFVASGNGGKGSAHLHREKFVEKGGPDGGDGGRGGHIIIKGNSNLWTLFHHKFRKHVKAGHGEHGSGGRSSGADGQDYYVEVPLGTVVKDTETDEILFEITEDGEEKIVVEGGMGGRGNWHFKTSTNQTPRYAQPGIPSEERTITLELKVLADVGLVGFPNAGKSTLLSVLTSAKPKIADYEFTTLKPNLGIVEYRDLQTFIMADIPGIIEGAAEGRGLGHYFLRHIERNSVLLFLIPADAKDIGEQYQILLDELRRYNPEMLDKERFIAISKSDMLDAELQAELKVELDKTLPIDYMFISSVAQKGLTELKDKLWKMLND is encoded by the coding sequence ATGACTGAAGGAAATTTTGTTGATTATGTTAAAATGTTCGTTGCTTCTGGTAACGGAGGTAAAGGTTCTGCACATCTACACCGCGAAAAGTTTGTTGAAAAAGGCGGCCCAGATGGCGGAGACGGTGGGCGAGGCGGCCACATTATCATAAAAGGTAATTCTAACCTTTGGACTCTTTTTCATCATAAATTTAGAAAACACGTTAAAGCAGGTCACGGCGAACACGGAAGTGGGGGTAGAAGTTCTGGTGCAGACGGTCAGGATTATTACGTCGAAGTGCCTTTAGGAACCGTGGTAAAAGATACTGAAACCGATGAAATTTTATTTGAAATAACTGAGGACGGGGAAGAGAAAATTGTGGTTGAAGGAGGTATGGGTGGCCGTGGTAACTGGCACTTTAAAACTTCTACCAATCAAACTCCAAGGTACGCCCAACCCGGAATTCCTTCAGAAGAAAGAACGATTACCTTAGAACTTAAAGTATTAGCAGATGTTGGCCTAGTAGGTTTTCCTAATGCTGGTAAATCTACCCTATTATCAGTTTTAACATCAGCAAAACCTAAGATAGCGGATTATGAATTTACGACCTTAAAACCAAATTTAGGTATTGTAGAATATCGCGATTTACAGACTTTTATTATGGCCGATATTCCGGGAATCATAGAAGGAGCGGCAGAAGGACGAGGATTGGGTCATTATTTTCTTAGACATATAGAACGTAATTCGGTGCTATTATTTCTTATTCCGGCAGACGCTAAGGATATTGGAGAACAATATCAAATTCTTTTGGATGAATTAAGGAGGTACAATCCGGAAATGCTAGACAAGGAACGTTTTATCGCGATATCTAAGTCAGATATGCTAGACGCAGAGCTTCAGGCAGAACTTAAAGTAGAGTTAGATAAAACCCTTCCGATTGATTATATGTTTATTTCGTCAGTAGCTCAAAAAGGCCTTACAGAATTAAAAGATAAGCTTTGGAAGATGCTTAACGATTAA